A region of Lagenorhynchus albirostris chromosome 20, mLagAlb1.1, whole genome shotgun sequence DNA encodes the following proteins:
- the BECN1 gene encoding beclin-1 isoform X2 has protein sequence MEGSKTSSSTMQVSFVCQRCSQPLKLDTSFKILDRVTIQELTAPLLATAQVKPGETQEEEANSGEEPFIETRQDGVSRRFIPPARMMSTESANSFTLIGEASDGGTMENLSRRFQVTGDLFDIMSGQTDVDHPLCEECTDTLLDQLDTQLNVTENECQNYKRCLEILEQMNEDDSEQLQMELKELALEEERLIQELEDVEKNRQIVAENLEKVQAEAERLDQEEAQYQREYSEFKRQQLELDDELKSVENQMRYAQMQLDKLKKTNVFNATFHIWHSGQFGTINNFRLGRLPSVPVEWNEINAAWGQTVLLLHALANKMGLKFQRYRLVPYGNHSYLESLTDKSKELPLYCSGGLRFFWDNKFDHAMVAFLDCVQQFKEEVEKGETRFCLPYRMDVEKGKIEDTGGSGGSYSIKTQFNSEEQWTKALKFMLTNLKWGLAWTELN, from the exons ATGGAGGGCTCTAAGACATCCAGCAGCACCATGCAGGTGAGCTTCGTGTGTCAGCGCTGCAGCCAGCCCCTGAAACTGGACACGAGCTTCAAGATCCTGGACCGTGTCACCATCCAGGAGCTCACAG CTCCATTACTTGCCACAGCCCAGGTGAAACCAGGAGAGACCCAGGAGGAAGAGGCTAACTCAGGAGAG GAGCCATTTATTGAAACTCGCCAGGATGGTGTCTCTCGCAGATTCATCCCCCCAGCCAG GATGATGTCTACAGAAAGTGCCAACAGCTTCACTCTGATCGGGGAGGCATCCGACGGCGGCACCATGGAGAACCTCAGCCGAAGA TTCCAGGTCACTGGGGACCTTTTCGACATCATGTCAGGCCAGACAGATGTGGATCACCCACTGTGTGAGGAATGCACAGATACTCTTTTAGACCAGCTGGACACTCAGCTCAACGTCACTGAAAATGAGTGTCAGAACTACAA ACGCTGCTTGGAAATCTTAGAGCAAATGAATGAAGATGACAGCGAGCAGCTCCAGATGGAGCTAAAGGAGCTGGCATTAGAGGAGGAGAGGCTGATCCAAGAGCTGGAAGATGTGGAAAAGAACCGTCAGATAGTGGCAGAAAATCTCGAGAAGGTCCAGGCTGAGGCTGAGAGGTTGGATCAGGAGGAAGCTCA GTATCAAAGGGAATATAGTGAATTTAAACGACAACAGCTAGAACTGGATGATGAGCTGAAGAGTGTAGAAAACCAGATGCGTTATGCCCAGATGCAGCTGGACAAGCTGAAGAAAACCAACGTCTTTAACGCAACCTTCCACATTTG GCACAGTGGACAGTTTGGCACAATCAATAACTTCAGACTGGGTCGCCTGCCCAGTGTTCCCGTGGAATGGAATGAGATTAACGCTGCCTGGGGCCAGACAGTGTTGCTGCTCCATGCCCTGGCCAATAAGATGGGTCTGAAATTTCAGAG GTATCGACTTGTTCCCTATGGAAACCATTCGTATCTGGAGTCTCTGACAGACAAATCTAAG GAGCTGCCATTGTACTGTTCTGGGGGGCTGCGGTTTTTCTGGGACAACAAGTTTGACCATGCAATGGTGGCTTTCCTGGACTGTGTGCAGCAGTTCAAAGAAGAGGTTGAGAAAGGCGAGACACGTTTTTGTCTTCCTTACAG GATGGATGTGGAGAAAGGCAAGATTGAAGACACAGGAGGCAGCGGTGGCTCCTATTCCATCAAAACCCAGTTTAACTCTGAGGAACAGTGGACAAAAGCTCTCAAGTTCATGCTGACGAATCTTAAGTGGGGTCTTGCTTGG actgagTTGAATTGA
- the BECN1 gene encoding beclin-1 isoform X3: MEGSKTSSSTMQVSFVCQRCSQPLKLDTSFKILDRVTIQELTAPLLATAQVKPGETQEEEANSGEEPFIETRQDGVSRRFIPPARMMSTESANSFTLIGEASDGGTMENLSRRFQVTGDLFDIMSGQTDVDHPLCEECTDTLLDQLDTQLNVTENECQNYKRCLEILEQMNEDDSEQLQMELKELALEEERLIQELEDVEKNRQIVAENLEKVQAEAERLDQEEAQYQREYSEFKRQQLELDDELKSVENQMRYAQMQLDKLKKTNVFNATFHIWHSGQFGTINNFRLGRLPSVPVEWNEINAAWGQTVLLLHALANKMGLKFQRYRLVPYGNHSYLESLTDKSKELPLYCSGGLRFFWDNKFDHAMVAFLDCVQQFKEEVEKGETRFCLPYRMDVEKGKIEDTGGSGGSYSIKTQFNSEEQWTKALKFMLTNLKLS; the protein is encoded by the exons ATGGAGGGCTCTAAGACATCCAGCAGCACCATGCAGGTGAGCTTCGTGTGTCAGCGCTGCAGCCAGCCCCTGAAACTGGACACGAGCTTCAAGATCCTGGACCGTGTCACCATCCAGGAGCTCACAG CTCCATTACTTGCCACAGCCCAGGTGAAACCAGGAGAGACCCAGGAGGAAGAGGCTAACTCAGGAGAG GAGCCATTTATTGAAACTCGCCAGGATGGTGTCTCTCGCAGATTCATCCCCCCAGCCAG GATGATGTCTACAGAAAGTGCCAACAGCTTCACTCTGATCGGGGAGGCATCCGACGGCGGCACCATGGAGAACCTCAGCCGAAGA TTCCAGGTCACTGGGGACCTTTTCGACATCATGTCAGGCCAGACAGATGTGGATCACCCACTGTGTGAGGAATGCACAGATACTCTTTTAGACCAGCTGGACACTCAGCTCAACGTCACTGAAAATGAGTGTCAGAACTACAA ACGCTGCTTGGAAATCTTAGAGCAAATGAATGAAGATGACAGCGAGCAGCTCCAGATGGAGCTAAAGGAGCTGGCATTAGAGGAGGAGAGGCTGATCCAAGAGCTGGAAGATGTGGAAAAGAACCGTCAGATAGTGGCAGAAAATCTCGAGAAGGTCCAGGCTGAGGCTGAGAGGTTGGATCAGGAGGAAGCTCA GTATCAAAGGGAATATAGTGAATTTAAACGACAACAGCTAGAACTGGATGATGAGCTGAAGAGTGTAGAAAACCAGATGCGTTATGCCCAGATGCAGCTGGACAAGCTGAAGAAAACCAACGTCTTTAACGCAACCTTCCACATTTG GCACAGTGGACAGTTTGGCACAATCAATAACTTCAGACTGGGTCGCCTGCCCAGTGTTCCCGTGGAATGGAATGAGATTAACGCTGCCTGGGGCCAGACAGTGTTGCTGCTCCATGCCCTGGCCAATAAGATGGGTCTGAAATTTCAGAG GTATCGACTTGTTCCCTATGGAAACCATTCGTATCTGGAGTCTCTGACAGACAAATCTAAG GAGCTGCCATTGTACTGTTCTGGGGGGCTGCGGTTTTTCTGGGACAACAAGTTTGACCATGCAATGGTGGCTTTCCTGGACTGTGTGCAGCAGTTCAAAGAAGAGGTTGAGAAAGGCGAGACACGTTTTTGTCTTCCTTACAG GATGGATGTGGAGAAAGGCAAGATTGAAGACACAGGAGGCAGCGGTGGCTCCTATTCCATCAAAACCCAGTTTAACTCTGAGGAACAGTGGACAAAAGCTCTCAAGTTCATGCTGACGAATCTTAA actgagTTGA
- the BECN1 gene encoding beclin-1 isoform X1, producing MEGSKTSSSTMQVSFVCQRCSQPLKLDTSFKILDRVTIQELTAPLLATAQVKPGETQEEEANSGEEPFIETRQDGVSRRFIPPARMMSTESANSFTLIGEASDGGTMENLSRRFQVTGDLFDIMSGQTDVDHPLCEECTDTLLDQLDTQLNVTENECQNYKRCLEILEQMNEDDSEQLQMELKELALEEERLIQELEDVEKNRQIVAENLEKVQAEAERLDQEEAQYQREYSEFKRQQLELDDELKSVENQMRYAQMQLDKLKKTNVFNATFHIWHSGQFGTINNFRLGRLPSVPVEWNEINAAWGQTVLLLHALANKMGLKFQRYRLVPYGNHSYLESLTDKSKELPLYCSGGLRFFWDNKFDHAMVAFLDCVQQFKEEVEKGETRFCLPYRMDVEKGKIEDTGGSGGSYSIKTQFNSEEQWTKALKFMLTNLKWGLAWVSSQFYNK from the exons ATGGAGGGCTCTAAGACATCCAGCAGCACCATGCAGGTGAGCTTCGTGTGTCAGCGCTGCAGCCAGCCCCTGAAACTGGACACGAGCTTCAAGATCCTGGACCGTGTCACCATCCAGGAGCTCACAG CTCCATTACTTGCCACAGCCCAGGTGAAACCAGGAGAGACCCAGGAGGAAGAGGCTAACTCAGGAGAG GAGCCATTTATTGAAACTCGCCAGGATGGTGTCTCTCGCAGATTCATCCCCCCAGCCAG GATGATGTCTACAGAAAGTGCCAACAGCTTCACTCTGATCGGGGAGGCATCCGACGGCGGCACCATGGAGAACCTCAGCCGAAGA TTCCAGGTCACTGGGGACCTTTTCGACATCATGTCAGGCCAGACAGATGTGGATCACCCACTGTGTGAGGAATGCACAGATACTCTTTTAGACCAGCTGGACACTCAGCTCAACGTCACTGAAAATGAGTGTCAGAACTACAA ACGCTGCTTGGAAATCTTAGAGCAAATGAATGAAGATGACAGCGAGCAGCTCCAGATGGAGCTAAAGGAGCTGGCATTAGAGGAGGAGAGGCTGATCCAAGAGCTGGAAGATGTGGAAAAGAACCGTCAGATAGTGGCAGAAAATCTCGAGAAGGTCCAGGCTGAGGCTGAGAGGTTGGATCAGGAGGAAGCTCA GTATCAAAGGGAATATAGTGAATTTAAACGACAACAGCTAGAACTGGATGATGAGCTGAAGAGTGTAGAAAACCAGATGCGTTATGCCCAGATGCAGCTGGACAAGCTGAAGAAAACCAACGTCTTTAACGCAACCTTCCACATTTG GCACAGTGGACAGTTTGGCACAATCAATAACTTCAGACTGGGTCGCCTGCCCAGTGTTCCCGTGGAATGGAATGAGATTAACGCTGCCTGGGGCCAGACAGTGTTGCTGCTCCATGCCCTGGCCAATAAGATGGGTCTGAAATTTCAGAG GTATCGACTTGTTCCCTATGGAAACCATTCGTATCTGGAGTCTCTGACAGACAAATCTAAG GAGCTGCCATTGTACTGTTCTGGGGGGCTGCGGTTTTTCTGGGACAACAAGTTTGACCATGCAATGGTGGCTTTCCTGGACTGTGTGCAGCAGTTCAAAGAAGAGGTTGAGAAAGGCGAGACACGTTTTTGTCTTCCTTACAG GATGGATGTGGAGAAAGGCAAGATTGAAGACACAGGAGGCAGCGGTGGCTCCTATTCCATCAAAACCCAGTTTAACTCTGAGGAACAGTGGACAAAAGCTCTCAAGTTCATGCTGACGAATCTTAAGTGGGGTCTTGCTTGGGTATCCTCACAGTTTTATAACAAATGA
- the BECN1 gene encoding beclin-1 isoform X4, which produces MEGSKTSSSTMQVSFVCQRCSQPLKLDTSFKILDRVTIQELTAPLLATAQVKPGETQEEEANSGEEPFIETRQDGVSRRFIPPARMMSTESANSFTLIGEASDGGTMENLSRRFQVTGDLFDIMSGQTDVDHPLCEECTDTLLDQLDTQLNVTENECQNYKRCLEILEQMNEDDSEQLQMELKELALEEERLIQELEDVEKNRQIVAENLEKVQAEAERLDQEEAQYQREYSEFKRQQLELDDELKSVENQMRYAQMQLDKLKKTNVFNATFHIWHSGQFGTINNFRLGRLPSVPVEWNEINAAWGQTVLLLHALANKMGLKFQRMDVEKGKIEDTGGSGGSYSIKTQFNSEEQWTKALKFMLTNLKWGLAWVSSQFYNK; this is translated from the exons ATGGAGGGCTCTAAGACATCCAGCAGCACCATGCAGGTGAGCTTCGTGTGTCAGCGCTGCAGCCAGCCCCTGAAACTGGACACGAGCTTCAAGATCCTGGACCGTGTCACCATCCAGGAGCTCACAG CTCCATTACTTGCCACAGCCCAGGTGAAACCAGGAGAGACCCAGGAGGAAGAGGCTAACTCAGGAGAG GAGCCATTTATTGAAACTCGCCAGGATGGTGTCTCTCGCAGATTCATCCCCCCAGCCAG GATGATGTCTACAGAAAGTGCCAACAGCTTCACTCTGATCGGGGAGGCATCCGACGGCGGCACCATGGAGAACCTCAGCCGAAGA TTCCAGGTCACTGGGGACCTTTTCGACATCATGTCAGGCCAGACAGATGTGGATCACCCACTGTGTGAGGAATGCACAGATACTCTTTTAGACCAGCTGGACACTCAGCTCAACGTCACTGAAAATGAGTGTCAGAACTACAA ACGCTGCTTGGAAATCTTAGAGCAAATGAATGAAGATGACAGCGAGCAGCTCCAGATGGAGCTAAAGGAGCTGGCATTAGAGGAGGAGAGGCTGATCCAAGAGCTGGAAGATGTGGAAAAGAACCGTCAGATAGTGGCAGAAAATCTCGAGAAGGTCCAGGCTGAGGCTGAGAGGTTGGATCAGGAGGAAGCTCA GTATCAAAGGGAATATAGTGAATTTAAACGACAACAGCTAGAACTGGATGATGAGCTGAAGAGTGTAGAAAACCAGATGCGTTATGCCCAGATGCAGCTGGACAAGCTGAAGAAAACCAACGTCTTTAACGCAACCTTCCACATTTG GCACAGTGGACAGTTTGGCACAATCAATAACTTCAGACTGGGTCGCCTGCCCAGTGTTCCCGTGGAATGGAATGAGATTAACGCTGCCTGGGGCCAGACAGTGTTGCTGCTCCATGCCCTGGCCAATAAGATGGGTCTGAAATTTCAGAG GATGGATGTGGAGAAAGGCAAGATTGAAGACACAGGAGGCAGCGGTGGCTCCTATTCCATCAAAACCCAGTTTAACTCTGAGGAACAGTGGACAAAAGCTCTCAAGTTCATGCTGACGAATCTTAAGTGGGGTCTTGCTTGGGTATCCTCACAGTTTTATAACAAATGA